A single Triticum dicoccoides isolate Atlit2015 ecotype Zavitan chromosome 2A, WEW_v2.0, whole genome shotgun sequence DNA region contains:
- the LOC119352232 gene encoding cation/H(+) antiporter 15-like yields the protein MASTVAPLNVDVVAVNTTTQNSNASTATKAFNPVVCYSPMMMTTNGMWQGDGVNPLEFSLPLFIVQVAVIVVTTRLLVVLLRPFRQPRVIAEILAGVVLGPSMIGRSEVWASLVFPVRSLLTLETVAHLGLLFFLFLVGLEMDVDVIRRSGEKAVLVAMAGMALPFCMGIATSFIFRHQVSRNVHQTSFLLFLGVALSVTAFPVLARILAEIKLLNSELGRTAMSAAIVNDMCAWILLALAISISEVHSTALSSLWVLLAGVTFVLFCFYAVRPLMWRLIRSIPEGDGISNTQVTLILTGVMIAGACTDAIGIHSVFGAFVYGLVIPSAPLGVTLIEKLEDFVTGLLLPLFFAMSGLRTNVRMIRDPITVGLLVLVFVMASFAKIMGTIIIAALYAMPFREGIALGFLMNTRGLVEMIVLNIGRDKQVLDDESFAVMVLVSVAMTSLVTPVVTGVYRPSRRLVGYKRRNLQRIRHDSELRMLACVHTTRNVPSVLSLLELSNPSKRSPIFIYALHIIELTGRASNMLAAAAASSSSRTSSSSALPAATEHIFNAFENYERLTGGVSIQTLAAVSPYQTMHDDVSVLAEDKHVSLIVIPFHKQQTVDGGMEPINPSIKLFNESLLATSPCSVAILVDRGLSAAAARMATEHRVALFFFGGPDDREALAYAWRMVENPGVALTILRFLPPDYRAAARSFSEASYRSAASGGMDPRGAAMSTSTEGKSELQMDEEYLGEFRARNHGNPSITYADRPVTNSEETVAAIRGMDNSAHELYIVGRRPGEAGSPMTAALEDWMESPELGPIGDMLVSSDFSMAVSVLVVQQYVVVGAPMAAAVPAPSSDPVRQYVGNANQRSGAYRASTASSTRDSRWSNDTVGF from the exons atggcctccaccgtcgcgCCCCTGAACGTCGACGTGGTTGCGGTCAACACCACGACGCAGAACAGCAATGCGTCGACGGCCACCAAGGCGTTCAACCCGGTGGTGTGCTACTCGCCCATGATGATGACCACCAACGGCATGTGGCAGGGCGACGGCGTGAACCCGCTCGAGTTCTCCCTCCCGCTCTTCATCGTCCAGGTGGCCGTCATCGTCGTCACCACccgcctcctcgtcgtcctcctccgccCCTTCCGCCAGCCCCGCGTCATCGCTGAGATCCTCGCCGGGGTCGTGCTGGGCCCGTCCATGATCGGGCGGAGCGAGGTGTGGGCCAGCCTGGTGTTTCCCGTGCGCAGCCTGCTCACGCTCGAGACGGTGGCCCACCTGGGgctgctcttcttcctcttcctcgtcggcctGGAGATGGACGTCGACGTCATCCGCCGGTCCGGGGAAAAGGCGGTGCTTGTCGCCATGGCCGGCATGGCGCTGCCCTTCTGCATGGGCATCGCCACCTCCTTCATATTCCGGCACCAGGTGTCCCGGAACGTGCACCAGACCTCCTTCCTGCTCTTCCTCGGCGTCGCCCTCTCCGTCACGGCCTTCCCCGTGCTCGCCCGCATCCTCGCCGAGATCAAGCTGCTCAACTCGGAGCTCGGCCGCACCGCCATGTCCGCCGCCATCGTCAACGACATGTGCGCCTGGATCCTGCTCGCGCTTGCCATCTCCATTTCGGAGGTGCACAGCACCGCGCTGTCGTCACTCTGGGTGCTCCTCGCTGGGGTGACCTTCGTGCTCTTCTGCTTCTACGCCGTGCGCCCCTTGATGTGGCGGCTCATCCGCAGCATCCCCGAGGGCGACGGCATCAGCAACACGCAGGTCACCCTCATCCTCACGGGCGTCATGATCGCCGGCGCGTGCACCGACGCCATCGGCATCCACTCCGTCTTCGGCGCCTTCGTCTACGGGCTGGTCATCCCGAGCGCGCCGCTAGGCGTGACGCTGATCGAGAAGCTCGAGGACTTCGTCACCGGGCTCCTCCTCCCGCTCTTCTTTGCCATGAGCGGCCTCCGCACCAACGTGCGCATGATACGCGACCCCATCACCGTCGGCCTGCTGGTGCTCGTGTTCGTCATGGCCAGCTTCGCCAAGATCATGGGCACCATCATCATCGCGGCGCTCTACGCCATGCCGTTCCGCGAGGGCATCGCGCTCGGCTTCCTCATGAACACCAGGGGGCTGGTCGAGATGATCGTGCTCAACATCGGGAGGGACAAGCAGGTGCTGGACGACGAATCGTTCGCGGTGATGGTGCTGGTGTCGGTGGCGATGACGTCGCTGGTGACGCCGGTGGTGACCGGCGTGTACCGGCCGTCGCGGCGCCTCGTCGGGTACAAGCGGCGGAACCTGCAGCGCATCCGGCACGACAGCGAGCTCCGCATGCTGGCCTGCGTGCACACCACCCGCAACGTGCCGTCCGTGCTGTCGCTGCTGGAGCTCTCCAACCCGTCCAAGCGCTCCCCCATCTTCATCTACGCGCTCCACATCATCGAGCTCACCGGCCGGGCCTCCAACATGCTCGCCGctgcggctgcctcctcctccagccggacaagctcgtcctccgccttgcccgccgccacGGAGCACATCTTCAACGCCTTTGAGAACTACGAGAGGCTCACCG GAGGCGTGTCCATCCAGACGCTGGCGGCGGTGTCGCCGTACCAGACCATGCACGACGACGTGTCGGTGCTGGCCGAGGACAAGCACGTGTCGCTCATCGTGATCCCGTTCCACAAGCAGCAGACGGTGGACGGCGGCATGGAGCCCATCAACCCCTCCATCAAATTATTCAACGAGAGCCTCCTGGCCACCTCCCCGTGCTCCGTGGCCATCCTCGTGGACCGCGGCCTGAGCGCCGCCGCGGCGCGCATGGCGACGGAGCACCGCGTGGCGCTCTTCTTCTTCGGCGGGCCCGACGACCGCGAGGCGCTCGCGTACGCGTGGAGGATGGTCGAGAACCCCGGGGTCGCCCTCACCATCTTGCGGTTCCTCCCGCCGGACtaccgggcggcggcgcggtcctTCTCCGAGGCCTCCTACCGGTCGGCGGCGTCGGGCGGCATGGACCCGCGCGGGGCCGCGATGAGCACGAGCACGGAGGGCAAGAGCGAGCTGCAGATGGACGAGGAGTACCTGGGCGAGTTCCGCGCGCGCAACCACGGCAACCCCTCCATCACGTACGCGGACAGGCCGGTGACCAACAGCGAGGAGACGGTGGCAGCCATCCGGGGCATGGACAACAGCGCGCACGAGCTGTACATCGTGGGCCGGCGCCCCGGCGAGGCCGGGTCGCCCatgacggcggcgctggaggactGGATGGAGTCGCCGGAGCTGGGGCCCATCGGCGACATGCTCGTGTCGTCAGACTTCTCCATGGCGGTGTCGGTGCTGGTTGTGCAGCAGTACGTGGTGGTCGGGGCGCCCATGGCCGCGGCCGTGCCGGCCCCCAGCAGCGACCCGGTGCGCCAGTACGTGGGCAACGCGAACCAACGGTCCGGCGCGTACCGGGCGAGCACGGCGTCGTCGACGAGGGATAGCAGATGGTCTAATGACACCGTAGGATTCTGA